From Acinonyx jubatus isolate Ajub_Pintada_27869175 chromosome E2, VMU_Ajub_asm_v1.0, whole genome shotgun sequence:
gatgatggttaTATGAcggtgtgaatatacttaatgccactggacAGGATGCTCACTTTAAGATGGTTAAGATCGTCAAGTTTACGTTAGgtttattttatcacaataaaaaaaaaacgggTGACGTCTAATCTCATGCTCACCTGCTCTTAGGCCTCCCAACCCCCAGACCACTCCCGCTAATCCTATCAGTCCTGGTCTCTAAATGGGAAAAGGGCCCCCAATTCCCATCTGGGCCCTCTCCTGTCTCTATGCTCCCTTCAGGCTGGTGTTGCTCCTCGAAGCTCCCCGGGTGGCCCCCTCAAGCCCCAGCGGCCACgtgccctcccacccccgctcCTCTACCCCCAGCCTCCTGGTTTCCACAAACGGCACCTCTGGCTAGATCTCCAGTGTCGAGGTGACCCCTGCTCCCCGCACCCCAGCTTCCCATCCATCCACGCTGCCCGCTGCTCCACCGAAGCCCactcaccttcctcctccccacgcGTCACCCCACACCACCTTCCTTTCTTGCCCCAGTTCCTGTACGGCTGCCTCCGGACAATTTATCCTCCTCACAGGGGCCAAAGCCACCTTCACAAAAGGCAATTCAGACCATCCCTTGCTGGCTTTACCCTCCCCAACTTCTCAGAGCGTAGGGAAGATGTCCAATTCCTCACCATGAATCACAAAGCCCTAAGTCACCTGGTCCccgcccacctgcccccacctgtGCTACATGGCGGGCTCCTCATTCAGCCCCTGGCTCCCCTGACGCCTGGCAGCcccctggcctctccctgctcctcgCTCAACCTCTGCCCTGGCCTTGTCTTCGGCCGAACACTCTCCTCCTGCACTTCACGCAGCCGCTTCTGATCGTTCCCGGCTCAGCCCTTGCCTCACCTCCTCTTAAAAGGCCTTCTTACCCCCCACTTCTGAAGAGGCCTTGGTCGCCTCTGCTCCTCACTCCCATTCTCCCGACAGCATGATCACTTTACCGCCATCTCCCTGGCCAGAGAGGTCAGCCGTGCTGGCAGGAGCTTGTCTGCCTTGCTCCCAACGGATCCCTAGCTCCTCAAACAGGCCTGGCACAGGGTAGGGGCTGTGCAGCCGTGAATGGGTGTGTGATCAAATCGGCAGGAGCTGCCTCACCAGGAAGCCAGCAATCTGGAAAGCTGCCAACAGGCAGAATGGCAGGCACAGGTGAAATATACGGTGGGGGGACAGACACAGAGGCAGGACCACCGCAGTGGGCTGATGGGGAGAGGAAGCCCAACTGAACGGGGACCGTGACCATTACTCCCTTCCACTGGGGGCCTGCAGCAAAGACATGGCCCACGTGGAGCCTTGACCTTCAGAGACAGAGCCCAACCCCTCACTGGCACCCCCACCCACATTGTGCTTCGTGTGAAAAACAACCCTGTGACTCACcctgaaggaggggagggaaacagTTTGAAAgccacaaaaatatattaaaacagctgttttcttctctctcggCACTGGCCTCCCTTCCCGGTGACCCTTGCTCGCCACCCGCCACAGGCTTTCAGAGAAAAAGACGCCCAGGGCCGGAAAACAGAGGGGCCCTGCTGCAGCCCAGGGTCTGGGAGCGAGGGCGGCTAACAGTCTCTACAGGCTCGACGCCACCGTCGACGGGGCCGCTGGGAGGCCGGAGGCGCAGGAGGGTCAGGCAGGACGCAGCGCACAGTCGGGCCTTGCCACAGGgatagaaaacagaagagaaatgaacagcatgaagagagggagagaccgagaAGTTAAAGTAGCATGGGGACGGGGCAGAGGGGCGAGGGGAAGTCGGGAAGTCGGGAAGTCGGCCCCTCCAGGTGACACCCGCTCTGGGGGACTGGAAGGCTGAGGAGCTGGGGCTGAGGCAGCAGATGCTgctgagaggcaggaaggggaatGGGGGAGGAAAAAGGGCACTTGGCTCTGGGAGAGGTAGAGGAGTGTGCCCTGCCAAGGCCACagtcagagaggagagaacagaggacgtgagagaaaggaaagaccGGAGCGGCAAGGCCAGGTCACAACGACCATCTCAGACTCAGAAAACTGGGGTGAGTCCCCAGAAAGCTCGGGCCGGCTCCAATGCCGAGGGAGACAAGCAGTGTCATCCAGAAGCCGGCAGAGGGTTGGGCGCGCCCTCATTGGAGCCTCtgctggagccaggagcctggagagGGGACCGCGCCCCGCCCAGAGGCTAGAAGGTCCTGCGGCCCAGTCTTTTGAACACGCTCACTGTACCCGCATGGTCCATCTGGGCACCCAGGCCCTCGCTGGAGCTGTTCCCCCGGGGCCCCACCAGAGTCCTCTTAATGGTGACCTTGACCTCGGCTGAGGACTTACTCTTGGTGCTCGTGACCTGGCTGTCCTGGGCCTCAGGCACAAGGGCAGCCTTGCCCAGTCTCTGGATGATGCTGCCTTTGGACAGGGACTCTGGCTTCCTCTCGAGTCCAGGGCGTGAGGAAAGGGCCAGACGCCGCAGTGTTGGGGTGGCAGCCGTTGTGGCCGAACTTGTGGCCTTAGCTTTGACAGTCAGTGCTGGCTGGGGACTGGACTTGGCTGGGCCCCGGCCCAGCTTCTTCAGGACCCCGGCATACTGCAGGACAGAGCTGCTGCTGTCATTGTCGCTGTCCCAAGCCAGATCCTCGTCCATCTCTGGGGTGGCCCCCAGGCGGCTGAAGACTCCTGTGGGCTGCAGGGGTCAGAGACGGGACAAGTGAGCCATGTAGTCACTCAACATGCATGCACGGAGAGCTGCCCCATCTGTGCCTGGCCTCATTGGGAGAAATCCCCAACAGTGGCACACTACACAGTGGTGGGAGCCACGACAGGGGAGATTCAGGGACCTGGTGGGGCCCAGAGAAGACTCCTGACCTTGGCTGAAGTTCGGGAGAGACTCCCTGGACAAGAGACCTCAGAGATGAGATCTGAAAGTAACGGCAGGTGGGTCTAAtaaagaaggggggagagagaagacggAGAGAAGACCATTTGCAGAGATCTGCAGGAGaacatgagagaagaaaaatttgCTCATTCACTCAACAGACATTTCCTGAGTCCCGACTGTCCCTGGCCCCCTGCTGGGCGGTGCTGGGGAAACAGTGGTGATTAAGCACAGCCttggccctgccctcagggggctCCCAAtccagtggggaagacagacCTGGCGTGGGAAATGACACCCAACGATTCCCTAATTATGACAGTGGTGTGTTCTCTGGAAGAGATGGGAGCACAGGTGGACAGGAGACAGGGAGGTCTCGACCCCTCTCGACTTCAGGGATGCTTTCTCCGAGGTACTGATGTTTAAGCCAGGCCCTCAAGGATGAATCAGCAGAGAAAAGAGCAAGGGCTAAGTCCCCAAGGCAGGAATAGGAATCATACTGATGGAGCACTCGCTCTGTGCCAAGCTCTTTACACGGCTACATCTTCAAGCCACACGATCCTGAGTGTTATTATCCTGCTCGTGATAAGACTCTAAGAAGTGAGGGAAAGGTTGGGTAAGCCCTGGCAAGCGAgggctggagaggcaggaaaTGCAGCTGGGGAGCTCCGGAGCAGTTAGTCAAAGGTGACACTTAAAGAGTGCCTGCTGTGCACCAGACACCCCCAGCACTGTGCAGGTGTgtgtcacttaatcctcacaagcACCCCATGAGGTGTGCACTACACGGATAAGAAAGCTGAGGTACCAGGAGCTTAAGTGACGTGGCCAGAGCCATGCAGCCATGCAGCCAGGTGGTGACAGAGCTGGATTCATGCCGGGCAGGGCTCAGGCTGCGTGCTCCTAACACACACTGTCCCCGGGGCCCGTGGGACTGCAGGCCAAGGCAAGGAGGGTGGCGTTCATCCTGACCAGGGTGAAAGCatctggtggggggtgggtggcctGTCCTGTGGGTGGCACACACTGCTgctatggggggaggggcagaagggggttCACAGGAGCTGcagaccagttaggaggccacCGCCCTATCCAGACAGGGAAAAGtggcagagaagggaagacagacgGAGCCATCACTAGAGCCTGCCCGGAATGGGGCACTGGGGTGTCCCTGAGACGGGGCCCGGGAGGGGAGTTACTCTGGGGGAAGATGCCGAGGCCAGTCTGGGACATCTGGTGGGAGGACCCAAGGGCAGCATTCAGGAGTTGGCCAGACCCCGGGGCCTGGAAATCAGGAGAGACGTTGAGGTGCAAAGAACGGAACGGAGACTGTTAAGACAGGGGAGGCGGCCCAGGGAATCCGAGGGGCTGGATGTGGGATCAACACCCGCAGGAAGACAAGAATCAGAGAACCCCAACTGGCTTCCCCGTTTCCAACTCACTTTATTCCCTGTTGTCGTGTCTGCCTTGGTCTCGGCGCCGAGGCGGTCGAACACGGACGTCCTGTGGAGACCTGGGAGGGAAGTGAGCCCTCAGCCagcaccaactgagccacgcgcGGAGCTTGGGCCCAGCCGAGCATCATGCATCGTGCAGACAAGGGAGGGGAGATGCGGCCCAGGCCCAGGCAGCTCCGGTCCAGGCAGGCACGGACTCTGTGTCTGAGCACTGGCTGACACGGACCTGACTCACATGTTTCTGGCTAGTGCCAAATGTGGGAAAGATCCACTGAAATTGACCCTTGGGCTCCTGGAAACTTTGCACGAGTTCGTGAACGTGTGCGGGAAGAGTTCTAAATCCCTACTTGTTCCCTTCAGTCTTGTTCTGGGTCATGGGCCTCTGAGAGTCTGCTGAACGGATAAGCCCTCTCCCTAAATAACACCCTAAATAGCCATCAATGGGAGAATGTTTACTAAATCATGATATACGAATACGAtgcaaatattaaatttaaatgaccgttaaaaagaacaaagcagaggagcacctgggtggctcagtcggttaagcgtccaactttggctcaggtcatgatctcacggttcgtgggttcaagccccatgctgggccctgtgctaacagctcagagcttggagcctgcttgggattctgtgtctccctctctctctgcccctcccctacttgcactctttttttctcactctcaaaagtaaacatttaaaataaaaaaagaatgaagcacatCCGCATGTATTTATGTGAAAAGATCTCAATAAAAGAATTCTAGAATAATACCTACAGGCTGCTGCTATTTGTgttgaaatagaaacaaacacctctctatgtttttatatatagatACACGCATGCAAGTCCACAGGTGCCGGTCTGGAAAGGTTAATGACGGCGTGGGACACGGGAGTGAGGGAAAGAATGAGTTGACATCGTATACTCTTCTGCACCATATGAATGCTTTCCCCGTGGGAATGCGTACAACATTCTAAAAGGAACACTGTGAGGAAGACCATCTCTGCACTACCAGACGCAAACCCCAGCTACGGACTGACTGAACCTCAACCAGACTCCTCTGGCTCATGATGATGGTTCCCACCATTTTGGGCACCTGCCCTCAGCCAGACACGGACACCACTTTACAGTCAGGCAGTCGTGGAACCCAAGCCCCTGCCCTTGGGGAAGAGGTGCCAGGTGAAGCACCTGCTACACTAACTGCAGGATGCGAGGGTGGAGGTGGTGATGTGCTCTCCTCCTCTATGGCCACCCTCACTGTCCCCTTGGTCCAAGGCCCCCTGGATCTCGTTAGAGCCCACTTCTTGGCCAATGCCCATAGGGCATGACCAACCCCGCACAAAGCAGCAAAAGGGAAAGGCAGTCTCCACACCAAAGCGTGTGCCCCCGCCAGCACAGTACCTTTTGCCGCCTGCTGCTGCTCCAGGATCTTACGGGTCCGGGGGGTGGTGCCTTTGGGCATGTTGATGATGTATTTCCCCTCCATCTCGGCAGTGACCCGGCGCCGCTTGGTGGGAACGGCCAGGCTCTCCTCTTCGCGGCGGGCCAGGGctgctggggaggagaggggtggtGAGCACCTTCTGGGGTGGAATGtcctcctggggtgggggctagATGCCCAACGAAGGGCACAAATGTGCCCTTTATCTCCATACGTTCAAATGACTGCAATCCCCTATCTTCCCAACCACCCCATCACCACTGACTCTGAACCACCAAGAAATTCAGAGGTCTGGGCACGACGGGGTTGCCGACGGTGCTCAGAATCCCCATGCTGTGGCGGGCCTCccaggctctctctgcctctgtccctgccGCGAGCAGGCTGACTTCCCAGCCCAGTCAGGATCCCCTCAGAAGGGGAAACTGCTGGCTGATGGAAAAGTTCAAGAGCTCCAGCTAAGcaatggtttcacaggtgtaataatttttttaaaatgaatcaagCCGTATACTTGCAATTTGTATATCATGCCTaagtaaattatatctcaattagaAAAACAATCCCCTCGACACTCCCAGGCTCACCACTTTTTCAGTACTTTAGAAATCAATTTAAACTTTCTTACTCATGACATCAATCAAAAGgccagaagggcacctgggtggctcagtcggctaagcatttgacttcagctcaggtcatgatctcatggatcgtgagttcaagacttgcgtcaggctctgtgctaacaacgcGAAGCCTACTTGGGGTCCTctacccccttctctctgcccctcccccgccccaagaAGTAAAGGGTCCAAAGAAGGGGATGAGGCACTTCTAAACACACATGGCAAAAAGGGAGCATGTGCAATGGAGGtggacagagcatgaaggggctGGGCATCAGAATAACAAagccccctccctgggcctcagtctccactTGTGCCAAGATCTTTGCTGTGGGGGTGGGTCCGACAAAGGCAGGACagtggggcagacagaaggaCAGCTTGGAAGCCCAAAGGCCAGGGTCCTATTCCCAGATTTCAAGCTGAGACCTGGAAGAGGAACAGAGGCCAAGCATAAAAGGTCTGTGAAGGAAGAATGTGCTGGGAGAAGGGAACATTGGGGCAGAAATACCACGACAGGAAGGAGCCTGGAAGGGACCTGGGGAAGGGAGCcagggagagacacaggagaTGGACTCACATTATGCACGACCTATAGGCCACGTGGGAAGATGACTTTGTTACTGGGACAATGGGAAGCCCTGGAGAGTTCTAGCTGAGTGTGAAAGGGTCAGGTTGAAGGTTTGAAAGGATCCTTCTGGCTGCTGAGAGAAAATGGTAGTTTCTTGACCTGTGACCCCTGCATCAAGCACAGGGCCCGGCACCAGTGCAGGCCTCAGTGAACATCTGTTAAAAAGGACTGagacactggggcgcctgggtggctcggtcggttaagcgttcgacttcggctcaggtcatgatctcatggtccgtgagttcgagccccgcgtcgggctctgtgctgacagctcagagcctggagcctgcttcagattctgtgtctgcctctctctctgcccctcccctgctcatgctctgtctctgtccgtctcaaaaataaataaatgttaaaaaaaaaaatttttttttaataaaaaaaataattaaaaaaaaaggactgagaCACTAACATTAACCactctggcaacaacagatgttggcgaggatgcagagaaagaggatctcttttgtactgatggtgggaatgcaagctggtgcagccactctggaaagcagtgtggaggttcctcaaaaaagtaaaaatagaactaccctatgacccagcaactgcactagtaggtgtttactcaagggatacaggtatgttgtttcaaaggggcacacgcaccccaatgtttctagcaacactatcaacaatagccaaagtatggaaagggcccaaatgtccatcgatggatgaatggataaagaagatggggtaactatatatatatatatatatatatatatataatggagtattactcggcaatcaaaaagaatgaaatcttgccatttgcaactacatggatgggactagaggggattatgctaagcgaaattagtcagaggaaaacaaatatcatatgacttcactcatatgaggaatttaagatacaaaacagatgaacataagggaagggaagcaaaaataatataaaaacagggagggggacaaaacataagagacttatatagagagaacagagggttactggaggggttgggggggggggtgggctaaatgggggaggggcgtcaaggaatctactcccgaaatcattgttgcaatagatgctaacttggatgtaaatttaaaaaataaataaatgatgaaaaaaaaaaaatgagccaccCATAGTCCACAGAGCTGTACTGTACGCTTAAGACTTAATTAAGGGGGtgatgtcaggggcacctgggtggctcagcgggttaagcatctgactcagtttcgtctcaggtcaggatctgacaatttgtgagatcgagcctgcatcgggctctgtgctgagaacacaGGGCTTGctggagattctttctctccctctctttctgcctcctcccacttgttctctctctctctcaaaacaaataagtaaacattaaaaaaaaaaaaaaaagagggtgacACCATATTAAGCATTCTTTCcgtaataaaacaaaataaaaaatttaaaaagactgaacaGACCCCTGAGTGAGAACCGCCGTGCCCCTGTGCTGTTAAGTACACCACGTCCACAGCTTCCCACTGTCCCCATTCTATAGACTTGGAAAGCAAGGCACACAGAGGTACAGGGGCTTGACCAAATCCAAACGCTTTGGACACCCTGAGGCCTTCAAAGCACCATGAGATATTCGGAACGTGACCCCCAAATACCATCTGCCAACCCACACTCACCCCCAGCTCCTCCCGCCATCTGCCCAAACCCCCTCACCGGCAGCCTTGGCAGTCTTCGCTGCCATCTTGTTGGACACGGTGACTGAGATCTTGGAGGTGCTGGTGTCCGGCCGCCTCGGTGGAGTGCCGGGTGGGGAGTCACGGTTCAGACTGTTAGCAATCATTCGAGAGGCAGCTGCAGGGAGGAAAGGCGAGAGTCCCATCATCGTCCCTGGGATGGAGGCCAGGACACAGAAGACAAGCCTTGGGActacatggggaaggggcagctggGGTCCCCCTGTAGCTGCACTGCCATGATGGGGATGCTTGGGCGTAAGCCAGTCTAAACAGGAGCTAGCCCGCTCCTCATTGCCTGGGGGTCCTTCCTGAGGGCCTAAACCAGACTGGTTCCTGTCACTCTTCACCCAACAGTTACCCAGCCCTGTTCTGAGCTCCTCTCCCAGCTCCACTTCAGCCCAGCTGGTCTGGGGATCTTCTTCCCCCAGAAGTGTGCACCTTCTCAaagcacatgctgttccctctgcctggcatgcAGTTCCCTGAGTACCAACGGGCCTTCTCTGGCTCTTTACTCAGGTCTCCTCTCAGACAGCACCTCCTTAGAAAAAGCTTCCTGGACCTCTCCATCCACTCTACCACCCTGACCCTACCCTAGGCTCTCTTTTTCTTCGTAGCCCTAATCGCTGCTTGACATCAAATTACACGTTTTTGTTTGCTGGTGGGCTCTCCCACGAGCATGCAAGCCCCATGAGAAGACAATGCCCATTTATTTCTGTATCCCTAGTGCCTATCACAGTTTCTGGTGCTTTAGAGGTCCTCACGGAACATCTACTGGCAAAGATGAACACTGTCACTGAAAATCCCAACATCCCTACCAGACAGATCTACTGCAAGCcaattttacagacgaggaaatgGAGACTCCAGGAGGGGATCACTCAGCCAGGTCCCTAAGCAGTGGTGGGTCCGGCTCCAGTTGGGCTGAGGGGAGATAAGCGGTAACCCCCTTCTGGGGATGGAggatgggggtgagggcaggCTCTGGCGCCCCTGTCTTCTTTGGAGCAGAAGGAGGGATTTCAGGGTGCGAGGTGGGAGCTACAGCATGCTCTAGAGGGTCAACCCCAGCATGGGAAAGACACGGGTCTTGTCTTCAGAACAGCTGGTTTTAGGGCACAGGTTTCAAAAGCTCTTGGGGAAgccctgcaggggagggagggggtctcCATGCCGTCCCTGCTTATACCACAGTCCCAGTAATCCCCAGACCCTCCACCAAGGGCTTTCAGATTTGGGTATTCCACCCTACCTACTCCCCAaaagtcctttctttttctgctatgtgctctctctcaaaacctgCTCAAGTTCCCCATAATGACCCTCAATACGTTATCACAATTATATATTActtggttgattttttaaattataactatAGCATACAGAAAAATACACCAAACCCACAGAGACCACTTAACAAAAAGTGAACTCCCACATACCCACCACCCAGGTCAAGAACTGGAGCCTTACTGTCACCCGGAAGTCTGGGGATTGGCCCTTCCCAATCAgacctcttccctgcccctcaccagAAAGAAATGGCCAGTTTTCAGCCCTGCTCACTCCCCTGGTAACGATCGGTATACACCCCTCCACAATTTCCCCAGGACATTTCTTCAGACAGCTCTGAAGCCGGATAGGGGTGGCTTTCTGACCAGCTGTAAACCACCTGGCTGCACAGAATCTGTCCTGGGATGATTGGGATGTTCTGCTATGAGAGGTAAGCAGCTGAGAGGCCCTGCCTCTTGCAGTGTACCCAGAGGGAGATGTCTTGCTTAAAAGGGATAAGGCATATGATGTTTTATCACAACAGGTAAGCACCATTTGGGTGGAAGAAAAACAACTATCTTCGCCCTAACGAATCTGAACTGTAGTCAGGTATCAGACACATAGATACAGACATGCGTATTCAAAGGTGTATATCATAAAGTGTATAGAAGTGAGTGTACCAGGAATGcttttctggaacattcttccccacccctttccttctttgcctGCTTCCTCTATTCCTAACTGCCTATTTTCTCCACGAgcatttttgttagttttaatttttttaacttgtttgacACTAAGACATTCAAAAAGGTATAAAAACAACATACTATCTGATTTCATTGATGTACATTTGAAAGATGAGCAAAAAGACTAAAAAACTAGATCATCAATGCTGTTAGAAATCAGGGtcaataaggggcacctgggtggctcagtgggttaagcgtccggctcttggttttggctcagctcacgatctcacagtttcgtgggttcaggccccatgtcagactctgcgctggtagtgcgtagcctgcttgggattctctctctccgcccctcccccactcacactgtctgtctccctcaaaataaataaataaacttaaaaaaaaaaaaaaaagacatcaaggTAATGGATACCCTGGAGAGGAGGGGCGGGTAGTGATGCTGGTCTGTTTCAGTTTCTGGATTTGGATGCTGCTGGCTACACGAGTGTTGCACTTGTGAAAAGTGATTCGGCTGTACCTTTATGATTGGAACCCTTTCCTGTGTGTAAGTTGAGGAAGACTGCTGCAGAAAAGAACACCAATTTTTTCAGCCTCCCTCTGTCCATGCCTTTGGGTAGGCACTGCCCACACTGATTCTGGGCTTAGCCATGTGACTGACTTTGGCCAATGAGGCAAGAGCAACTATTATACAGGCAGAAGCTTAAGAGGTGCCTTGCACACCGGGGTCTGCCCTCTTATGCTGTTCTGGAGAGCCCTGCAATCAGCACTGCGTGGACAAGCCCAGGCTAGCCTGCTGCAAAATGAGAGACATGTGGCCAAGTCACCTCTGTTGGCCCAGATGACATCAAGCCAACCATCAGACGTGTGAGTGAGGCCATCCTAGATCACCCAGCCTCAACCAAACTGCCAGGTGACCACTGAGATCAGCTGAGCTGACCCAGAGCAGAAGTGACCAGCCAAACCATGTCATAAAATCACGAGAGATATGGGGCACCtcggcagctcagtcggttgagtgtccagctttggctcaggtcatgatctcacagtttgtgagttcaagccccgcgtcaggctctgtgctgacagctcagagcctggagcctgtttcggattctgtgtctccctctctctctgctcctcccctactcgtgctctgtctctctctctctctcaaaaataaataaaacattaaaaaaaaaaatcacgaaaGATAAAAGCTTGTATTTTAAACCAGTTTGGGGCTTGTTAAGCTAATATGCATATTaaatttctaaagtttatttttcttaaaaaaggtaCCACACTGCTAAAAAATCAAACGTATAAATACCATTCTCACCATCCACggattccatatttgcaaattcgCCTATTCACTATAATTGATTTCTAACCCCAAAACCAGTATTTGTGGTGCTTTTGCTGCCATTCACAGCCATGCGCTGAACAGTGAAACACTTGAGTCACCCAACACACACTCCCAACTGAAGTCAAACAAGGGGACTCTCTGCCTTCAGCTCTCACGGTAAACAAGTATCCTTCTCATGGTCTATTTTGTATcccctttttacatttttgtgcttttggatggtgattttgctgtttaaaatggcgCCCAAGCAAAGTGACAACGTGCTTTCTCATATTCCCAGgtgatgtgccttatggagaaaatacatgttaGATTAGCTTCGTCCAGGCAGGAGTCACAGTGCTGTTGGCTGTGAGCTTGATGTTAATGTATCAACAATGTATTACAAATAAAAGGTCTCtaaacagaaatacacataaaataagatctgtgtcagggcgcctgggtggctcagttggttgagcgtccggctcaggtcatgatctcacggcttgtgagtttaagccccgcgtcgggctctgtgctgacagctcagagcctggagcctgcttccgcttctgtgtctccctccctctctgcccctagcccactcgcattctatctctgtctctctcaaaaataaataaacattaaaagaaaataatagtaagaTCTGTTAATCAACTGACAAAAATGTTGTGACTAGAGGCTTACAGGAACCTAACTTTGTACTTCCTCTTGAAGCAGTGACTCaatattcactaattcagtgGTCACAGTGACGTTATGGAGCAGAACTACCACCAACGAAAATCGACCGGACATATTGCCACCTCACTACCCagactatttttttcctaagaaccTCAGATGGCTTTATTTCACCTCTGCAGATTTCAGGTGTATCCCCTCTACAGCTGAAGTGTATGACTGAAAGAAAGGAACCCTGGGTAGATGGGACTCACCGCTAGAGGTGCCTCGGCGAATCTCgcctgggagggggctggggctgcagggcaCGGACTCAGTGGCAGCTTTGCACATGtcctgtaaaaatataaataaataaaataatgggacaccagggtggcacagtcggttatgcctcagacttcagctcaggtcatgatctcacggttcgtgagttcgagccccacgtcgggctctgtgctgacagcttggagcctgaagcctgcttcggattctgtcgtctccctctctccctctctccctctctctctctctctttctctctctctctctctctctgccccaccccat
This genomic window contains:
- the CE2H19orf47 gene encoding uncharacterized protein C19orf47 homolog isoform X5 yields the protein MVSVTMATSEWIQFFKEAGIPPGPAVNYAVMFVDNRIQKSMLLDLNKEIMNELGVTVVGDIIAILKHAKVVHRQDMCKAATESVPCSPSPLPGEIRRGTSSAASRMIANSLNRDSPPGTPPRRPDTSTSKISVTVSNKMAAKTAKAAAALARREEESLAVPTKRRRVTAEMEGKYIINMPKGTTPRTRKILEQQQAAKGLHRTSVFDRLGAETKADTTTGNKPTGVFSRLGATPEMDEDLAWDSDNDSSSSVLQYAGVLKKLGRGPAKSSPQPALTVKAKATSSATTAATPTLRRLALSSRPGLERKPESLSKGSIIQRLGKAALVPEAQDSQVTSTKNVDSEAQKPGQVFCLQSPARE
- the CE2H19orf47 gene encoding uncharacterized protein C19orf47 homolog isoform X2 codes for the protein MVSVTMATSEWIQFFKEAGIPPGPAVNYAVMFVDNRIQKSMLLDLNKEIMNELGVTVVGDIIAILKHAKVVHRQDMCKAATESVPCSPSPLPGEIRRGTSSAASRMIANSLNRDSPPGTPPRRPDTSTSKISVTVSNKMAAKTAKAAALARREEESLAVPTKRRRVTAEMEGKYIINMPKGTTPRTRKILEQQQAAKGLHRTSVFDRLGAETKADTTTGNKPTGVFSRLGATPEMDEDLAWDSDNDSSSSVLQYAGVLKKLGRGPAKSSPQPALTVKAKATSSATTAATPTLRRLALSSRPGLERKPESLSKGSIIQRLGKAALVPEAQDSQVTSTKSKSSAEVKVTIKRTLVGPRGNSSSEGLGAQMDHAGTVSVFKRLGRRTF
- the CE2H19orf47 gene encoding uncharacterized protein C19orf47 homolog isoform X4; this encodes MVSVTMATSEWIQFFKEAGIPPGPAVNYAVMFVDNRIQKSMLLDLNKEIMNELGVTVVGDIIAILKHAKVVHRQDMCKAATESVPCSPSPLPGEIRRGTSSAASRMIANSLNRDSPPGTPPRRPDTSTSKISVTVSNKMAAKTAKAAALARREEESLAVPTKRRRVTAEMEGKYIINMPKGTTPRTRKILEQQQAAKGLHRTSVFDRLGAETKADTTTGNKPTGVFSRLGATPEMDEDLAWDSDNDSSSSVLQYAGVLKKLGRGPAKSSPQPALTVKAKATSSATTAATPTLRRLALSSRPGLERKPESLSKGSIIQRLGKAALVPEAQDSQVTSTKSPTVRCVLPDPPAPPASQRPRRRWRRACRDC
- the CE2H19orf47 gene encoding uncharacterized protein C19orf47 homolog isoform X1, whose amino-acid sequence is MVSVTMATSEWIQFFKEAGIPPGPAVNYAVMFVDNRIQKSMLLDLNKEIMNELGVTVVGDIIAILKHAKVVHRQDMCKAATESVPCSPSPLPGEIRRGTSSAASRMIANSLNRDSPPGTPPRRPDTSTSKISVTVSNKMAAKTAKAAAALARREEESLAVPTKRRRVTAEMEGKYIINMPKGTTPRTRKILEQQQAAKGLHRTSVFDRLGAETKADTTTGNKPTGVFSRLGATPEMDEDLAWDSDNDSSSSVLQYAGVLKKLGRGPAKSSPQPALTVKAKATSSATTAATPTLRRLALSSRPGLERKPESLSKGSIIQRLGKAALVPEAQDSQVTSTKSKSSAEVKVTIKRTLVGPRGNSSSEGLGAQMDHAGTVSVFKRLGRRTF
- the CE2H19orf47 gene encoding uncharacterized protein C19orf47 homolog isoform X3, which encodes MVSVTMATSEWIQFFKEAGIPPGPAVNYAVMFVDNRIQKSMLLDLNKEIMNELGVTVVGDIIAILKHAKVVHRQDMCKAATESVPCSPSPLPGEIRRGTSSAASRMIANSLNRDSPPGTPPRRPDTSTSKISVTVSNKMAAKTAKAAAALARREEESLAVPTKRRRVTAEMEGKYIINMPKGTTPRTRKILEQQQAAKGLHRTSVFDRLGAETKADTTTGNKPTGVFSRLGATPEMDEDLAWDSDNDSSSSVLQYAGVLKKLGRGPAKSSPQPALTVKAKATSSATTAATPTLRRLALSSRPGLERKPESLSKGSIIQRLGKAALVPEAQDSQVTSTKSPTVRCVLPDPPAPPASQRPRRRWRRACRDC